A section of the Branchiostoma lanceolatum isolate klBraLanc5 chromosome 19, klBraLanc5.hap2, whole genome shotgun sequence genome encodes:
- the LOC136424939 gene encoding protein O-linked-mannose beta-1,2-N-acetylglucosaminyltransferase 1-like: protein MAQSSGFKDPGFRGAGSNTYIVSNGQEIRIDQGWAARRGHQVFVLNERTGEVVDKTAFDTWSGGDGAAAARQMTTFLEGVAQGRIIAIVVQDTGDTRVNLAPYGSTITQLGPRESYAMITQKGATPSWFVEQKSAQGAGPTIVETTIPAG from the exons ATGGCACAGTCATCTGGATTCAAAGATCCGGGGTTTCGGGGTGCCGGTAGCAATACCTATATCGTCAGTAACGGACAGGAAATCAGAATCGATCAGGGTT GGGCAGCTAGGCGAGGGCATCAGGTGTTCGTTTTGAATGAGCGGACCGGAGAAGTTGTAGACAAGACTGCTTTCGACACCTGGTCGGGAGGAGACGGCGCTGCAGCAGCAAGACAAATGACGACCTTTCTGGAAGGTGTTGCACAG GGTCGGATCATAGCTATCGTTGTTCAGGACACCGGCGATACCCGAGTCAATCTTGCACCGTACGGATCTACAATTACTCAGCTCG GACCCAGAGAGTCCTATGCAATGATTACTCAGAAGGGAGCGACTCCATCTTGGTTCGTGGAGCAAAAGAGCGCCCAAGGTGCAGGACCAACAATTGTGGAGACGACTATACCAGCAG GTTGA